In the genome of Bremerella sp. P1, the window GCGGAACGTCTTCCGGAAGGTGAATCGCACGATCTGCGACTTCTCGCCGGAACAGATGGCAAACCTAAGTTCCATCGTCTGGTTGTACCGCGGTCAAAAGGACCGCTTCATCGCTCTGGTTCAAAGTTACCTGGTAGCGATCACGGCAGAGTGTGCAGCAATCCCGCCGGCCTTGGAGCAATTCGAGGCAACGCTGGCAGATCTCGAAGGGAAGTACAAAGCATTTGAAACGGCAATGCAGAGTTGTGAATCGCTGCCAGCCGAGTCGAAGGCATCGGTCGAGGAATCAGCACTGGAGCATCGTGAAGCCATCCAGCCTTACCGGAAGGATCGCAAGTCGTTGGATGCCGACCTTTCGGCGTTCGTGAAAGTGACAAACGGCAAACCTCCGGCAACCACTCGGCCACAGCAAACAGCCCGCTCGAAGTTTGATCCACTTGCAGAACGCATTCGTGGCCTAATTAAGCAGATTGATCTGCTCTACAAGATTGCGGAACGAACACATGGTTACATCGGGAAAATGCTCGCTGACGCGAATGACGATGCAAAAGAATCGCTCACTTACGATCGGCGTCAGATTGGTCGGGATCTGAAGCAGCTTGAGGTTCAACGGAGAGACGCCGTAGAGCAGTTGCGGCGAGCTGTGTATTTCCACCGGCAGGTGACGTGGCTATTGGAGCGTTTTCCAGAAGGCAAACTGACGGACGTGCCAGGATTGGTAAAAGTCACGGACCGGGATGACATCGAAGCTGCAGATTGGAGTCTTAGTCCCGCTAGATACGTTGGAGTCGCGCCTGCTGAGGTTGATGACGATTTCGACTTTGATGAGACGATTCGCGACATTCACACAGAACTTGTAGATCTGAATGGTGAGGCTGTCGAGCTCGCGAAAGTGATTCACGTTAACTTCGAGGAGATGGGGCTGTGACATTTCCTCAAGTTAGCTTTGGCTCGCTCTACTCGGAACCAGTCAGGAATGGATTGACCCGACCGACTGCCGTGCGGGGCTCAGGTTATCGAATGGTCAATATGGGCGAGTTATTCGCCTATGACCGCATCGGCGGCCAACCGATGGAGAGAGTGCAACTAAATGAGCGTGAATTGACTGTCGCAACACTAGAACAAGGCGATCTCCTATTTGCCCGATCTTCACTGAAGGTTGAGGGGACGGGAAAGTGCTCACTCGTCGTTTCACTTCCTGAAACTACGACATTCGAATCGCATCTCATTCGCGCACGACTAGAGAGGACCAGAGCAGATTCGCGATTCTACTTCTACTTCTTTCAATCGTATGTTGGACGAGCCACAGTTCTCTCAATAGCAAAACAAGTTGGCGCCGCAGGGCTTGCGGGAAGCAAGTTGGCAGATCTCAAGGTGCCGCGGCCTCCCCTCGACACGCAGGTGAGGATTGCCGACGTCCTCACTGCCTATGACGACCTGATCGACAACAACCAGCAGCGCATGAGCTTGTTGGAAGAGTCGGCGCGGCTTCTCTTTGAAGAGTGGTTTGTCCGTCTCCGCTTTCCCGGGCACGAGCACACCCGGATCGTCAAGGGAATCCCCGAGGGTTGGGAACGTCGGCCACTGGGCGACTGCGCGAAGTTCCTTTCGGGTGGGACACCCAGGAAGTCGCGACCAGAGTTTTGGGAGGGACACATTCCCTGGATCAGTTCCAAAGAGATGACACAACTTCGCCTTCAGGATTCGTCACTTCGAGTCACTCAGGAGGGAGCAGAACAGGGAACCCGACTTGTCCCGACAAACACTATACTGGCCGTCGTTCGAGGGATGTCTCTGGCAAAAGAATTCCGTGTTGCCGTCTGTAGCCAACCGGTGACATTCAACCAAGACCTCAAGGCGCTTGTAGCCGTTTCAGACATTCGGCCTGAGTATCTCTTCGCTTCGCTCGTGTCACAGCGTGATCAGATCCGCGATCGTGCCACAGAAGCCTCACATGGTACGAAGAAACTAGACACTCCGGTGTTGTCCGCAGTGCCGATCCTGGTCGCGCCGGAGCGACTTCAGCGAGCGTTCTGTGACTGGGTCGTTCCAATGAACAAACTCTGGGACAACTGCTGGCGACAGAATCAGAAGCTGCGCGAGGCACGCGACCTTCTGTTGCCGCGCCTAATGAGCGGGGAGGTGGCAGCATGAAGGCCGAAGACGTCAGGCTCACACAACTGCTGGAAGGCCCGAAACAGTTCATCGTCCCGGTGTTCCAGCGAGATTACAGCTGGGGAACGAAGAACTGTCTGCAGCTGTGGAAAGACATCGTCCGGGTCGGCTCAGACGACAACGCGAAGGCGCACTTCGTCGGTTCCGTTGTCTACATCGCCGCCGAAGACACGTCCGCAAAGATCACACGCTGGCTGCTCATAGATGGCCAGCAGCGACTCACCACACTGGCGATTCTGCTGGCCGCGCTTCGGGACCATATCCCGGAAGATGAAGAGGATGAGGAACCTCACGACGAAGAGGGACTCCCCTCAAGAGTCGAGCTGGAGGACTACTACCTGTGCAACATCCACGGGAAAGGCGACCGTCGTTACAAACTGCACCTCCGCCGCGCCGACCATGAATCGCTGACGGCAATGATGGACCGGAAGGATTTCCCGAAGGAATGCTCAGAACGGATTCGGGAGAACTTCGAGTTCTTCAACGAGCAGCTCGCCAACGCCGATCTGGATGTAGTCTATCGCGGAGTCAAGAAACTGGTGGCGGTCGACGTCTGCCTGACGCGCGGCCAGGACGATCCGCAGATGATCTTCGAGAGCCTGAACTCCACGGGGCTCGACCTGACACAGGCGGATCTGATCCGCAACTTCGTGCTGATGCGTCAGGAGGAAGAGGTGCAGACGCAATTATACCACGACCACTGGCAGCCGATTGAGTTGGCGTTCGGTGCCAGATACCGTACCGACTTCGACAAGTTCGTCCGGGACTATCTGACGCTGCTGCTCCGTCCCAGCAAGCCCATCAAAGCCGACGAAATCTACCAGAACTTCCGGAACTACTTTCACAGCGTCGCCAACGGTACATCAATCGAGGAGATCCTGGCGCGGCTGAAACGATTCGGCGAATACTATGTGGCCTTCATTCTTGGGCAGGAAACTCAGCCGAAACTGAAAGAGGCCTTTCGCCGCCTGCGTGGCCTAGTCGAAGTGGCATCACCGGTAATTCTGCGGCTGTATGACTGCCACGCCCACGCCAAGACACTGTCGCTCGATGAATTTGTGGCGGCGGTTGAGATTCTGGAAAGCTATGTCTTTCGCCGCTCGGTCTGTGCCATGCAGACCCGGAGTCTCGGCCAGATCTTCGCATCCCTCGCGGCTCGCATTCGCGACGACGCTCCTCTGCTAAGTCTGGAGGTGTCGCTGTACCGGCAAGGGAAGAAGCGACGATTCCCGACCGATGCAGAGTTCCGCGAAGCGCTGGAGACGCGAGATGTCTACGACATGCGTCATTGCCACTACCTGCTGGATCGGATCGAAAACGACAGTAAGGAGAAGATCGACACGTCGGAATTCACGATCGAGCACGTAATGCCTCAAAATGAAGATCTGCGTCCGGAATGGCAGGCGATGCTCGGTGCCAACTGGCAGTCGATTCGCGAGGTGTGGTTGCATCGGCTCGGGAACATCACGCTGACGGCGTACAACCCAGAGTACAGCGACCGTCCGTTCGACGAGAAAAAGACCATCGACAACGGGTTCCTCGACAGTCCGCTGCGGCTGAACAAGTACATTCGCGAACAGACAAAGTGGACACCTCTCGAGATGGAGGCCAGGGGCAAAGACCTGACGGCGCGTGCGATCAAGGTGTGGCCAGCCCTGGTGGTGGATCTGGAGGCTGTACGGGCAGCAGAGCTGGAGGAAAGGAAAGCAACGGCAGCCAAGTACAGCGTCGACAAGCTGGACATGGACCCGGTCAGCAAGGAGCTTTTCGATGCGTTGCGCCCACATGTGCTCTCGATGGGTGAGGATGTAGTCGAGTTGTGCGGTCCGAAGAGTATCACGTACCGAGTCTATGACTTCTTCATGGAAGTGGTCCCCCGGAAACAGAGGCTGGCGCTGATTCTCAACCTCGATTTTGCCGAGTGCGAGGATCCAACGCAGCGAGCAGTCGATGCGACCGAGTATGCATTCATTCCCAATGCCTCGGAGAATGGAGGAGTGTTGTTCAGCATTGTGACTGAAGACCAGGTTTCAGCCGCATTGCACGTGATCCGGCAGGCGTACGAAAAGGTTTCGGAGTAGCAGCGATGGCGATCACCGGCATCAACAGTGAAGATCGGCTGGTCCAGAAGACCTTCGCGGACTACCTGCATCAACAGCTGGGCTGGGAGAGCGTTTATGCCTGGAATGACGAGACATTTGGCCCAACCGGGACGCTGGGACGAACCACCGAACGCGATGCGATTCTGCTTCGAGATTTGCGGGATGCGATCACAAGACTCAACCCGCAACTGCCGGAATCGGCCCGCGACGAAGCTCTCCACAAGCTGACTCAGGTCGACTACGCCCGGTCGCTTGCTCAGCACAACCAGCAGTTCTTCAAGTACATCCGGGACGGCGTTCCGGTCACGTGGCGTGACTCAAATGATGAGATGCAGCATGACCATGCCCGTGTGATTGATTTCCGGAACGGTCAGACGAATGGCGTGCCGAACAATCGTTTTGTCGCCGTCCGAGAGTTGAAGATTCAAGGGCTCCGGGTGCCGCACTACAACCGCCGTGCGGACCTGGTCTGTTTCGTGAATGGCCTGCCGCTTGTGTTCATCGAGCTGAAAGCCGTTTACCGAAACATCCGTCAGGGTTTCGACAACAATCTGACCGACTACCTGACCGAGCAGGTCATCCCGCATGCCTTCCACCACAACGTGTTTCTGGTCGTCAGCAACGGTGACCGTGCACGGTACGGCTCCGTCACCAGCGACTGGGAGCACTTCGCTGAGTGGAAACGTAACGACGAGAAGCAAAAGGGAGAACTGGACGCGAAGGTTCTGCTGGACGGCATGTTGGCGAAGGATCGGCTTCTGGACATCATCGAGAACTTCATCCTGTTCGATGACAGCCGGCCAGGCGGCACTCGGAAGATCGTTGCTCGCAATCATCAGGTGCTGGGCGTCAACAACGCTGTCGGCTCTGTGATGAAGCAGGAAGAGCTGAAGGAACAGTTTCCGCCGGAGAAACGACTGGAGTACCGGATCGCGACAGTCGAGTTACCGGAGTCCGAACTCTCCGAAGCAGATCAGATGCTTTTGGAGGCTGGTGAGGAACCAAAGACTGAAATCGCCAAGCGACCGAAGAAGCGACCGCGAGTGCTCGAATTGCCGCTTGTCGAACGAGCGCATCCGGACCTTGGACGGCTCGGGGTGTTCTGGCACACACAGGGCAGCGGCAAGTCGTACTCCATGGCCTTCTTCGCCCAGAAGGTCCGACGCATGGTCCGCGGCAATTTTACGTTTGTGATCATGACGGATCGCGAAGACCTCGATGACCAGATCTTCCGAACATTCGTGGGATGTGGCGTTGCCGACGAAAAGACTCCCCGGGCCGGTTCCGGCAAAGAACTGAAGGCGCTCTTGCAGGAGAACCACCGCTTCATTTTCAGCCTGGTCCACAAGTTCAATCAAAACGTCAGCCCGGACGAGCCGTACAGCACACGCGATGACATTATCGTGATCTCGGACGAAGCGCATCGAACACAGGCTGGTAAACTGGCCCGTAACATGAGGCTGGCGCTTCCGAATGCTTCCTTCATCGGCTTCACTGGTACACCGCTCTTCAAACATGACCACATTACGAAGCGAATCTTTGGAACGTACGTCTCGAAGTACGACTTCAAGCGGTCTGAGGAAGATCACTCCACTGTCCGGCTGGTCTATGAAAACCGGGGCGAGAAGCTGGGGCTCGCGCGATTGGACTTGAACGACCGGATTGCCGAGAAGGTCGCTGAGGCCGATCTGGATCAGGATCAGACTGCCCTGCTCGAGAAGCTTCTCGGCAAGGATTACGAGGTCATCACTGCCGACGATCGGCTGGACAAGTTGGCCGAGGATTTTGTCGAACATTGCTCGACGCGATGGCAGTCTGGAAAGTCAATGTTCGTTTGCGTCGACAAGATCACCTGCGCTCGTATGTACGAACGGATCATTCCTCGATGGAACGATCGCATCCTACAACTGCGTGCACAGATCCCCATTGCCGAAGCTCAGCTTCAGGCAACCACGAGTGACGATCTTCGCGAGAAACGCGCAGACGAACTTGCAGAACTGCATCAGCGGATCGCGTGGATGGAATCCACAATCATCGAGATCATCATCAGCGAAGCGCAGAACGAGGTGAAAGACTTCCAGAAATGGAACTTTGACATCGTGCCCCACCGCGAACGGATCAAACGAGGATTCACTGACGCGAGTGGACAGAATCTGAGTGTAGAGGATGCATTCAAGTCACCGAAACATCCTTTCCGGGTTGCGGTCGTCTGTGCGATGTGGCTTACAGGGTTCGACGTCGAATGTCTGTCAACTCTGTACATCGACAAGCCCATGAAGGCCCACACTCTGATGCAGGCAATTGCCCGAGCCAACCGTGTGTATCCGGGCAAGGACTGTGGCGTCATCGTCGACTACAACGGAATGTTGAAGAGTCTGCGGAAAGCACTCGCGCAGTATGCCGTAGGAGACGATGAGGCCACGCCGCCGGATGAGGTGGTCGAGCCGATTGAGAATCTTGTCGCGTCATTGGTTGATGCCCTTGATGCGGCAGAAGACCACTTGCGCGGACTCGGATTCGATCCAGCGCGTTTCGATGGAGCGAGTGGCTTCGATCGAATCTCTGCAATTCGGGATGGTGCCGACGCGGTCTGCGTGACGGACGAGGCAAAGCGCCGGTTCGAGATAATGGCGAGGGAAGTCTTCAATCGGTTTAAGGCACTTCTAACCGAACCGAGCGCATTTCAATACGCGTTGCGGCACGACAATCTCGAAGCGATCTACAAGAAGCTGGAAGAGAAGCGGGACACTGCTGATGTCACTGCCGTCCTGAAGGAACTGCATCGTGTCGTGAATGAGGCAATCCGGGCTGCAGGCCCTGGCGAGGACCATGCCGAGGGACTGACAATCGACCTGAGTCAGATCGACTTTGAAAAGCTGAAGGAGGAGTTCAAGCAAGTGCGCCGGAAAAACACGGCGTTACAAGACATTCGAGACGTCGTTGAAAGAAAGCTCCAGGCGATGGTGAATACGAATCCATTGATGATGGATTACTACCGCAGGTACCAGGAGATAATTGCGGACTACAACCGCGA includes:
- a CDS encoding restriction endonuclease subunit S, which gives rise to MERVQLNERELTVATLEQGDLLFARSSLKVEGTGKCSLVVSLPETTTFESHLIRARLERTRADSRFYFYFFQSYVGRATVLSIAKQVGAAGLAGSKLADLKVPRPPLDTQVRIADVLTAYDDLIDNNQQRMSLLEESARLLFEEWFVRLRFPGHEHTRIVKGIPEGWERRPLGDCAKFLSGGTPRKSRPEFWEGHIPWISSKEMTQLRLQDSSLRVTQEGAEQGTRLVPTNTILAVVRGMSLAKEFRVAVCSQPVTFNQDLKALVAVSDIRPEYLFASLVSQRDQIRDRATEASHGTKKLDTPVLSAVPILVAPERLQRAFCDWVVPMNKLWDNCWRQNQKLREARDLLLPRLMSGEVAA
- a CDS encoding type I restriction endonuclease subunit R, with amino-acid sequence MAITGINSEDRLVQKTFADYLHQQLGWESVYAWNDETFGPTGTLGRTTERDAILLRDLRDAITRLNPQLPESARDEALHKLTQVDYARSLAQHNQQFFKYIRDGVPVTWRDSNDEMQHDHARVIDFRNGQTNGVPNNRFVAVRELKIQGLRVPHYNRRADLVCFVNGLPLVFIELKAVYRNIRQGFDNNLTDYLTEQVIPHAFHHNVFLVVSNGDRARYGSVTSDWEHFAEWKRNDEKQKGELDAKVLLDGMLAKDRLLDIIENFILFDDSRPGGTRKIVARNHQVLGVNNAVGSVMKQEELKEQFPPEKRLEYRIATVELPESELSEADQMLLEAGEEPKTEIAKRPKKRPRVLELPLVERAHPDLGRLGVFWHTQGSGKSYSMAFFAQKVRRMVRGNFTFVIMTDREDLDDQIFRTFVGCGVADEKTPRAGSGKELKALLQENHRFIFSLVHKFNQNVSPDEPYSTRDDIIVISDEAHRTQAGKLARNMRLALPNASFIGFTGTPLFKHDHITKRIFGTYVSKYDFKRSEEDHSTVRLVYENRGEKLGLARLDLNDRIAEKVAEADLDQDQTALLEKLLGKDYEVITADDRLDKLAEDFVEHCSTRWQSGKSMFVCVDKITCARMYERIIPRWNDRILQLRAQIPIAEAQLQATTSDDLREKRADELAELHQRIAWMESTIIEIIISEAQNEVKDFQKWNFDIVPHRERIKRGFTDASGQNLSVEDAFKSPKHPFRVAVVCAMWLTGFDVECLSTLYIDKPMKAHTLMQAIARANRVYPGKDCGVIVDYNGMLKSLRKALAQYAVGDDEATPPDEVVEPIENLVASLVDALDAAEDHLRGLGFDPARFDGASGFDRISAIRDGADAVCVTDEAKRRFEIMAREVFNRFKALLTEPSAFQYALRHDNLEAIYKKLEEKRDTADVTAVLKELHRVVNEAIRAAGPGEDHAEGLTIDLSQIDFEKLKEEFKQVRRKNTALQDIRDVVERKLQAMVNTNPLMMDYYRRYQEIIADYNREKDRTTVEQTFAALVALAASLDEEQQRAVEEGLSPEEMAIFDLLKRDTLTKGDRERVKQASKALLLSIRDLLAPMDLWTRNAQTQAEVQTSILDWLYETLPQPPFTEKDTSDLAERLYEHVWQQSEAGILTSGPTQS
- a CDS encoding DUF262 and DUF1524 domain-containing protein, which produces MKAEDVRLTQLLEGPKQFIVPVFQRDYSWGTKNCLQLWKDIVRVGSDDNAKAHFVGSVVYIAAEDTSAKITRWLLIDGQQRLTTLAILLAALRDHIPEDEEDEEPHDEEGLPSRVELEDYYLCNIHGKGDRRYKLHLRRADHESLTAMMDRKDFPKECSERIRENFEFFNEQLANADLDVVYRGVKKLVAVDVCLTRGQDDPQMIFESLNSTGLDLTQADLIRNFVLMRQEEEVQTQLYHDHWQPIELAFGARYRTDFDKFVRDYLTLLLRPSKPIKADEIYQNFRNYFHSVANGTSIEEILARLKRFGEYYVAFILGQETQPKLKEAFRRLRGLVEVASPVILRLYDCHAHAKTLSLDEFVAAVEILESYVFRRSVCAMQTRSLGQIFASLAARIRDDAPLLSLEVSLYRQGKKRRFPTDAEFREALETRDVYDMRHCHYLLDRIENDSKEKIDTSEFTIEHVMPQNEDLRPEWQAMLGANWQSIREVWLHRLGNITLTAYNPEYSDRPFDEKKTIDNGFLDSPLRLNKYIREQTKWTPLEMEARGKDLTARAIKVWPALVVDLEAVRAAELEERKATAAKYSVDKLDMDPVSKELFDALRPHVLSMGEDVVELCGPKSITYRVYDFFMEVVPRKQRLALILNLDFAECEDPTQRAVDATEYAFIPNASENGGVLFSIVTEDQVSAALHVIRQAYEKVSE